The genomic interval cagattttttttctatcagcTGCTGtgattttaagttttttttagtgtcaattgattttttttcttcttctatagtattttttgttacatttcCATCTgtgagattattttttttatttgaaatatgctcatttttttcttttattttatttttttctgaaaatataatatttattgcattttctTCCTGCtcatcttcattattttttgtatctgATTCTAATTCGCTATTACTAGATTCCTATAACAAATTACATTAacaattatgttaatatttagtttattagATCATTATTAACTTACATCAAAtccaataacatttaaatttgaaattgttttttcaattatttctttttctaaaatagctaatcttttttttttgctaactTTAATAGCATTTATAGGCATTTCTAttgtatcattttcatttttaatattcgaatcaattttatattctttaacagATAATTCTGCTTCTCTAAAATGACGTTTTAATCCTTTAGTTTGTACACTTgtcaaagatatatattgttttagttCTTCTGGTGATGCTTGTACTTTTGCTAATTCTTTTAGAAGTTCTGTTctctgttaaaaataaaaaaataataaaataaaaacataaattttatgctcAATTACCAATTACCAATTACCAATCACTTacctgtaatttttttttctttttttctataactttttctaattgttttctacgttttttagataataatcgagtagtaataatatttttaattttctttttggttTTCCTCTTTTCATTTGGGAGGACTAATGCAttacaattatcaaaattatcttcaCGATGTGTAATATCTATaggaatctaaaaaaaattttataaatattttttcttttcgtttttttcgataattatattatattatattatattactatatagaAATACCTTTTTAGTCGCAGAGTTATCAATTATAActtctatattatttctcgctttccaattatatttttttcttcccataTTTATTtgtgtgaaaaatttttcaactataataatgtttctttttttaatatatttttacaatcattatttaatttttaatcatattttatttagtttttatttatacattttatatatacatcatatatatatgtatttggtTATAATTTTAACCACGTGTATGAATTGTCATTCTTTATGAaagaaaacagaaataattatctataatcggtattcaatatatctatgaattgatattttaatatttaatattttaatttattttttgtttcatagaATTCATTCAAGAATACTTTTCACCTTCTTACCGTTTTAATGATGTTTTCAAAGCTAACATATAGTAAAGGTAATTTAAGTATATTACAAGTATATTACAATACTACTACATTATATtcccaaaaataaaattatattttataaattttgaatttaataaagatatattttatgagatatattaatatcttaaatacaaatgaaaaatatattataaaatctatataatatatatatatttttaatatttatttaatatttattttaatttttattatatttattttaatatttttttattattagattaagatttaatcttctactataaataattaatatcatatatataattacatataatattgtaatgtaattattatttgtatttcatttataattaggTATCAAatgtaagtataaataaaaaaactaggaaaaaatagaataagaattaatcagtatctgttaaataattatagaaagatatttttcaagagatggcgctaatccataattcttattctatcttattttttctttgatattcaaAAGATGGCCTTGatagtctatttttttttatttctattcttctctTACTATTTACTTTTCATTAGTTTTATCTATAGATGGCGCTAATTCTCATATTTATCCTACTtccatctttatatttatccgAAATTTCACctgtgataaattaataaatatcaacaatagataaagaaaaaaatattattttttaataatttcacaagATGTCGCTGATACATTAAACATGTGATATTAAAACATACAATTTGTtttgataaatcattaatctgttgtgaaataattaattaaagaaaaatgcgatcaattttttaattatattgtgtaattttttctttcttttcgaatattaatgtaCTATTATGTGAATCTTAaactagatttttaaatataataagtatttcaTATAATGGAGGTTatgttaatcaaaatttataattaaatatataattaaaactatatcaaatcttaaatataaaatatggatacaggaaattcgaatgaaaattcacATCCAATTTTAGAGACTCCTCCACGTGCTGAACGAGTAAGTTTTTGATATACtatcataaatttcaatttttctaaattcttatattatttttcatcacaGAAAAGTACCCGAGGATCGCGACAAAAAGGAGTAGATAgcgtaacaaaaaaatttctacgtaATTTTGATCCGGAACAtagtgaaagagaaaaacgaaaacTTCATCGACGATTGTATCAAGGTCATAAAAGACATGTTATGTATGACGAAAATGGAGTTTATACTCAAACAGGAGATGATCTTTgtgattgtttaaatttaaattgtgctGGATGTCATTTTTCTTGTCCTAAATGCAATTCTCCTAAATGTGGTCATGAATGCaggtataatattaaaaaattactttattttttaaatgttaaaaataaattttttattaggaatAATCGTAAGTGGACGTATGAATCCATAGAAAATGAAGGAAGCGatgtcattataaaaaatccattattgaaagaaacttgaagttcaaaaattaaatcagttaattatattgttaataatcatattatttttataagaattttatggCTGTGCTGTGTAAGaactttattatcaatttttcacaaagctgtatatttattttcaattttattaacattatataagttatatacattacaattataataattagaatatgaaaaatgatatataagaatatctatattttctatttctttatatttctcttataatttttaaattaatattccttgTTAAAATCTCTTTTGGATCATGCatgtagaattttaaaaattttaatgcatcTGACATTAGGCTTACCATTCCTGTTCAAAATGAATCCAGCGTATATTTCAGCAAAATAGTCAAGGAAAAACTATTCCAAAATGTTCTGTAAAAACAAGAAAGATTGAAAACGCACAGTCAACGATGCACGTGCATGTTCACAAATACACGAATATGCTATTGATTTTCCGCGGTACTTTTGGCATAGTGCGCACGTACCTAACGCACATACACACATTCAACTGGCGGAGTAGGGTGAGTCCCGGTGCGGAGGGCGTGCGCTTCGTTTTCCTTTGAGATCGTGAAAGTTTACAGCAGCGAGCAGTCGTTGAGTGCTACGAATATGCTGATTCTGTGGCTATTGAAAATCGAACGCAATATTTGTCAATCGATTATTTGGTAATCAACAATCGTGGTTAAAGTACTTGAATATTGGATAGCAATTATCCGAACATTGACACGAAACGAACATTCTCAAGCCAATTGTTATTATCCTGATTCTTGAAAGGATTCACGTTACTTCTTCCTTTGGAGTGGAAGaagattctttatattttaacaaaaatcacATTTGAATGcggtttttatcattattttttaaattagaaaagaaaaattgagaagtgcatcgagaaaattaacatttttttcaggaATAGTATAGTTTACCGGAGATCTAAGTGacttgaagaaaagaaagcgcACGACAGTGTCGTCTGCTATACAAGGTTCACCAAATACTTTATTATCTGCAGACCTTCCGCATCATCGGGTCAATACGATCGAGATCTTATCATCTAATGCGTGACGCGTCGACATTTAACCGTGGTCGTGGTTCAGTAATCGGTTACgtatattttcagaatatacCTCTGTTATGTGTTTAtactgattatttaatttttatttaattttttttaaacaattttgaaaatgattaaataatggaaatgataacaattaatcaaatattgatataaaagtttcttaaattggttttaatattataatcattgatCTTTATGTGAATGTTCTAGTGAAAATCTTGTTTGATAACGATGACAAGAGTCTCGAGTCTCAAACATCACTTGTTgaatatatacacatgtagAGGGATGATTACGGGTCATAAGAGGATTATGAAGTGGCATTTATATCAAGTcggcgatttttttttcagcgaTCAAACATCGCAATGTCattaagaaaatgataataatagttCATTATagaagttaaatattatattaacaaattataaagataaaaaaaaagaatgtaaatcaataatttggtgttaaattttttaaatttattaaattgagagaaaaaaaaataaaaaaagatttattattatgataattttattgttgtacaaaataatttgCTTTATACAATCAGGTTGGTAATCATCACATTCTCATGGAAAtcgtataagaaaaatataattaatcagtaTAAATAATCAgaggtataaaaaaaaaaaaaaattatagaatggcGGAGGGTTGTTGCAAACTTTATGCAAACTCCATGGATTTTCAAGTCAATTTCGTTTTCGTACGTTATGTATGACAGATAAATTTATACTGAAGGGACCCCGGTTAGCGGGGGTTAACATCATCGGGACGGCAGATGTCAGAATGCCAGAGCAGAGCAACGATTATCGCGTGGTGGTGTTTGGAGCGGGTGGTGTTGGCAAGAGTTCTCTCGTATTGCGTTTCGTGAAAGGAACTTTTCGTGAATCCTATATACCTACTATCGAGGATACATATAGACAGGTaggtctaaaaaaaaatataaatcctatatatatatatatatatatatatatatatacatactatatatacatactcaTACTATATATCCTATATAGTACTTTGTATAATGAAATCTTATattgcattaataaaaaaatttttaaatttattttttttttattaaatatactttacttttattatatgtaaaaaatttatatgtcattatatatatataaaaaattaaaaattataaaaaaatacaaatttatcaattttttttatataattttacagatatagaatgaatttttgtcatatatttcatttttaaaaaattatattctaatatttatagtgtttaatacttataaatgCGAGATCAATATGATTATACTTGCatgcgaattttatttttaattaattaattatttccagaATGCCAtactataaacaaaatttataattttttttaaaataggaaATTGCTTGGATTCTTAATTTCAATGCATTTTACATGACAATTTTTGGATTTctcatttaaattgattttgtgATTATGTTTCAAAGTAATTGTATGTAGAATTTTTACTGAAATAGAATTGGATTGGAtagacaaataataaatatatgtcgtatatgataataaattttctagatCAGATAAATAACAGGGATTTTTGTGACGTAAATTGCTGACGCTTGGTTGATGATTCATATATGATGCaagattattgttttaatctaATCGTTcatcttcaaattattatcttgttctgtaattataataaaatttacatgaaATTGAATCGCAACTAAgcattttctctttcaattctttttgtttcttttattcgtatttaaatatatatatttttaatatttaaatatttttaattgatatttgaataattttaatttgaatatctttttattgtttaataattaacgatattttccttcataaatatttaagaatataaaggatatttatacattttcattttgttctgctgcatatcataaatattaattaagatttatttttattaattttaaaaaatattatagatcgCAGAATAAGTGTGCGAATTGCATAATTGTTCGATTAGTCgataatcaatcaatttatcGACAGTTTCGTTCAATTGATTCTTCGctgatatcgatatcgatcgaaattataatagatttaaattattttttaatcaattgttGCAATATTAG from Apis mellifera strain DH4 linkage group LG8, Amel_HAv3.1, whole genome shotgun sequence carries:
- the LOC725871 gene encoding ARL14 effector protein — encoded protein: MDTGNSNENSHPILETPPRAERKSTRGSRQKGVDSVTKKFLRNFDPEHSEREKRKLHRRLYQGHKRHVMYDENGVYTQTGDDLCDCLNLNCAGCHFSCPKCNSPKCGHECRNNRKWTYESIENEGSDVIIKNPLLKET